The genome window GGATAATTATTAAACCTAAATAAGAAGATTTTTTTTCTTTTTTATCAGGCATTTTATTTATTAATCTATTTTACATTTATTTATTCTGAAAATACATGATTAATTTATATTCACTGATGGCTAAAATTTAAAATTAAATTCATCATCATCAGATTTTAACTGTTCTGATTGATTATCAAATTTGGGAGCAAAATCTATTTTTTCAATCCATAGAAGTAAAGCAAAAATAAACCCTAACATGACGGTAGAATAAAGACTTCCGCCCCAATCATCATGAAACCAAACAAACAAGGAATCCTGTCTTGCACCATGGAAAAACGCTAAAATTGCATTACGAAATACATTACCCATGACACTAATAAATACTGCACCTACCAACAAACATAGGGAGCGAGTGCGATCGCCCAAAACATCCCGCCAATATAGTAAAATCAAAGAAACATATAAACTGGTAAAAAGCATCTTTAACCCTGCACAATAGGGGGCTACCTCCACCAATCGACCATTTACCGAGAGATATATACCATTCACCGCCACATCAAAACCCAGGTGAAATAGTAAAAATCCCGAAAGAGAAGCAATAAATCTTTGTAACCAAAGGGTGTAAGGAGTTATTAAATAAGGGATAGAGTTGGGAGTTGCCAAAATTATCAACACAAAGGGAAACCAAAATAACTTTAATCCCGCTTTACCCTTCAAAAAATAACCAACTCCCAATAAAATCAGGGGAAATGAAAGATTAACAAATTCTGGCACTCCTGAGAGGTAAAAAATACCACCGACACTAAGGGGGAAAAAACCTTCTGGGCGAAATAGATTCGGTAATTTTTGCCACTTTTTTTTATCAAGCCAACAAAGATAAAATGCAAAAGGAATACCAATCACCCCATGGCTAAAGTATTCATGTTCGATACCGATGGTTTTATTTAGCCAACCATCATACCAGTGCCATATTAAAGGAAAATACATCAAACATAAAAATCCCAGTATTAGATAGGAGATTGTTTGTTCGTTTAGATAATTCTGTTTATTCTTAATTAGTGCCATTTTTATACATTGTCAATAAACCATTGTTAACACCTTACATTTTAAGAGATTATTCTAATAATGTTTCTTGTTTCTATCA of Cyanobacterium sp. HL-69 contains these proteins:
- the epsH gene encoding exosortase EpsH, with the translated sequence MALIKNKQNYLNEQTISYLILGFLCLMYFPLIWHWYDGWLNKTIGIEHEYFSHGVIGIPFAFYLCWLDKKKWQKLPNLFRPEGFFPLSVGGIFYLSGVPEFVNLSFPLILLGVGYFLKGKAGLKLFWFPFVLIILATPNSIPYLITPYTLWLQRFIASLSGFLLFHLGFDVAVNGIYLSVNGRLVEVAPYCAGLKMLFTSLYVSLILLYWRDVLGDRTRSLCLLVGAVFISVMGNVFRNAILAFFHGARQDSLFVWFHDDWGGSLYSTVMLGFIFALLLWIEKIDFAPKFDNQSEQLKSDDDEFNFKF